A region from the Triticum aestivum cultivar Chinese Spring chromosome 3D, IWGSC CS RefSeq v2.1, whole genome shotgun sequence genome encodes:
- the LOC123074162 gene encoding alkane hydroxylase MAH1-like, with protein MEALSWWVRGFLGKYPEIVVSFACFLFLLFFRYRRRDGLPTNWPVVGSVPAITVNAGRVHEWLTEFLRVAPGMSHVARGPWGSPVDILITANPADVAHVFTTNFGNYPKGEEFAALFDVLGNGIFNADGDSWAFQRRKAHALLSDARFRAAVAVSTARKLDGGLVPLLDGIAAGASVVDLQDVFMRLTFDLTAMFIFGTDPGCLAADFPRVPFAAAMDEAEAVLFYRHVTPTAWRRLQTYLNIGHHKKMTKAQQVLDASIAEFVSLRRERAASADANADGSDDAADLLTLYMACQDELGKDGNDFDRFLRDTTLNLMIAGRDTTSSALTWFFWLLTNHPDVEAKILAELRENLSSGGHPSAADLKRLVYLHAALSESLRLYPPVPFEHKAGARPDTLPSGPAVRPTRRVIVSFYSMGRMESVWGKDCLEFRPERWLTAAGRLRHEPSYKFVAFNVGPRTCLGKDLAFTQMKAVVAAVLPRFRVEVAPGAVVRPKLSIILHMKDGLKVRVYKRQDDAR; from the coding sequence ATGGAGGCCCTGTCATGGTGGGTTCGAGGCTTCCTCGGCAAGTACCCGGAGATCGTTGTGTCGTTCGCTTGCTTCCTGTTCCTGTTGTTCTTCAGGTATCGACGGCGGGACGGGCTGCCCACGAACTGGCCGGTGGTCGGCTCGGTGCCGGCGATCACCGTCAACGCCGGCCGCGTGCACGAGTGGCTCACCGAGTTCCTGCGCGTGGCGCCGGGGATGTCGCACGTCGCCAGGGGCCCATGGGGCTCGCCCGTGGATATCCTTATCACGGCCAACCCGGCGGACGTGGCGCATGTCTTCACGACCAACTTCGGCAACTACCCCAAGGGCGAGGAATTCGCGGCCCTGTTCGACGTGCTCGGCAACGGCATCTTCAACGCCGACGGGGATTCGTGGGCGTTCCAGCGGCGCAAGGCGCACGCGCTGCTCTCGGACGCGAGgttccgcgccgccgtcgccgtaaGCACAGCGCGCAAGCTCGACGGGGGGCTCGTGCCGCTCCTCGACGGCATCGCTGCCGGCGCCTCGGTCGTCGACCTGCAGGACGTGTTCATGCGCCTGACGTTCGACCTCACGGCGATGTTCATATTCGGTACGGATCCCGGCTGCCTGGCCGCTGACTTCCCGCGAGTGCCATTCGCCGCGGCCATGGACGAGGCCGAGGCGGTGCTGTTCTACAGGCACGTGACGCCCACTGCCTGGCGGAGGCTCCAGACCTACCTAAACATCGGCCATCACAAGAAGATGACCAAGGCTCAGCAGGTGCTCGACGCGTCTATCGCCGAGTTCGTCTCGCTACGGCGAGAGCGCGCGGCCAGTGCCGACGCCAACGCCGATGGAAGCGACGACGCCGCTGATCTTCTCACGTTGTACATGGCATGCCAAGACGAGCTAGGCAAGGACGGAAACGATTTCGATCGGTTCTTGCGCGACACGACGCTGAACCTCATGATCGCCGGCCGCGACACGACGAGCTCCGCCCTGACATGGTTCTTCTGGCTGCTCACCAACCACCCCGACGTGGAGGCCAAGATCCTCGCCGAGCTCCGTGAGAACCTGTCGTCCGGCGGCCACCCCAGCGCCGCCGATCTGAAGCGGCTGGTGTACCTGCACGCGGCCCTCTCGGAGTCGCTCCGGCTGTACCCACCGGTGCCGTTCGAGCACAAGGCGGGAGCGCGGCCAGACACGCTGCCGAGCGGGCCGGCCGTGCGGCCTACGAGGAGGGTGATCGTGTCGTTCTACTCGATGGGACGCATGGAGTCGGTGTGGGGCAAGGACTGCCTGGAGTTCCGGCCGGAGCGGTGGctgacggcggcggggcggctccggcacGAGCCGTCGTACAAGTTCGTGGCGTTCAACGTGGGGCCCCGTACGTGCCTGGGCAAGGACCTGGCGTTCACGCAGATGAAGGCCGTGGTCGCCGCCGTCCTGCCGCGGTTCAGGGTGGAGGTCGCCCCCGGTGCCGTGGTGAGGCCCAAGCTGTCCATCATACTCCACATGAAGGACGGGCTCAAGGTGAGGGTTTACAAGAGGCAAGACGATGCCCGCTAG